Genomic segment of Eleutherodactylus coqui strain aEleCoq1 chromosome 1, aEleCoq1.hap1, whole genome shotgun sequence:
CAAAACAACTTGCAGAACGTCCTATTTTAGTCCGTATTATCATCAGAAATAGCCCATGCAAGTTTATGGCGTGGCAAACGTACGCATGATACAtgtatattcactgtgtatttatgcaGGCAGGGCAAGGGAATCTCCTTCAACTTCCTACTGATCACtgcgtatttatgtgcacaaaaaagccgAAATCCACAGGGAATACACTTGTTGCATGTATACACTGCGTATTACAACGGCTATATGCATGCTACAATACATACATGGAGCAGTCGTTGGACCCGTGTTCATTCCAGGGCCTCTCAATgcggatcggtacctgaatctgcTGCAGACGACGATgcatgacttcctggatgatcggcCCCCAACATAGCAGAAGGGGGCCACTTCCACTtgccttacttcagtcatagcagcggtcccacaggacttagagagaaAAACCCAATTGCACAGTTGAAGAgtaacatgtgagaagcagaaacccGCTTTCTGTGTCTCTCCAGCTATTACAGGGGTCAAAATACAAAAGTGAAATCCACGTTCCTTGTGCCCTACTCAAGTACACCACTATTTCTGTAAGACAGCAGTAGTAAGATACAGCGCTGGATCCGGCTTATTGACTACATCCTGTCTAAGCAACAGTGTTTGCTTTATGTGTCTTGTGCTAATCCTAAACTACAtgaaatttatttttctttagtCATGTCTAAACCAAAATACCACTAGTTATGTGAtaccagagagcagtgcattgtggatgTTCAGAGAACAAAGCCATGTCCGACAATAGAATGGAGCTCAAACTTCTGCTAGCTGCTCCTGGAAACAGTCAGAAGTTGTCAAAAGTCATGTAAATAAATGGGCAAAAAAATCATCATATAACTAAAACTAAACCACCAAATACTGGAGTTTACTCAACTTTTTGCGCAAGTTTTAACTTTGACATGGTCTTGTTAAAAGTCACTGGACaccgagagaaaaaaaatcaaagaaagaGTATAAAACATTAACTGTTCTGTAATTGTCTAAGTTTTAGTCTTTCGGCCAGCGGCAAAGGACTGTCCACAGATATTATAGAGTCATCGTCATCACTATTCAGCTCATCCAGAGACTTGGCAGGTAAGACTTTGGCTTCGGGGCTTGAGAATACATTATCCAACACATTATCTATACTGGGAATTCCAAAAGTATCTGGTTGCAGATTATTTGCTGTCCTGACAGGAGCCATTATGTTTACCGGCATGTCCGATTTTGCACGCTCTTTCTTGAAGACATGTTTCGGTCTACCACTTGTTCCTTGTTCGCCCTCATCCTCACTAGACGATGGCATCTTGAGGCAGACACTTTTCTTTTGAGCCACTTTGGTCAACGGTGCAAACGCCTTTTTGCTGGAAATGCTTCCCTCTGATAACGGCCTTAGGGAAGCAAAAGGGATATTCTTCACAAAAGTGAATGATTTGCTGGTGAGATGTTCAGGCCTTCTGGTTGCATTGATCTGCTTTTGACTTTTTTGAGAGCTTTGTTCTTTTGTTGACTTGGTTTGTTTGTAGGTTACAACATTTTCCTTAGAATTTACAGTATGGTTGGAAATAAATGTTGTGGTATCCCTTTTATTGAGGCTTTGAGATTTAGGCTTTAATGGTAGACATTCTTGAAGGACATTTGCTGGTTCTGAGGAGGCATACTGGCTGGCATTCTTTAATAGTAACCTCTCTCTTAACGGCAGGTTTTCTAGACGTGCAAGATAAGGTGAGGCAGCCAAGGCTAGTCGTTTGGAATTAGTGTTTCTACTTGGTTCTATAATTTCTTGTGTTGGGTTGACATTGTTGGTTGCCTTTATCAACTCTCCAGTATTTGGGCCAGCTTGGACACCGTGTGTCTGACCATCGTCTATATGAGATTCAGCATGAGGGGACATGCTAAATGAGATGGCTTCCCAATCGATTCTACTCAGATGTAGATCTGCAATCACAGATGAAACATTAGGAGAAGCCACTAGAGAGTCTTGTTTGTTATCTAGTCCAAGTGGTTCAGACTTGGCATCCTTAAATGGTTCTACAATTTCTTGGCTTGGGTTGTTGACATTGTTGGTTGGCTTTATTGGTTCTGCAATATTTGGGCCAACTTGGGCACAGTGTGTCTGACCACTGCCTGTACGAGACTCCACATGAGGGGACATGCTAAATGAAATGGCTTCCCAATCAATGCTACTCAGATGCAGATCTGCAATCACAGAAGAAACATTAGGAGAAGCCACTGAAGACTCTTGCTCATTGTTTAGTCCCAGTGGTTCGGACTTGGCATCCTTAATTAGTTCAGGAATTTCTTGAGTTGGGTTGTTGACACTGTTGGTTGTCTTTATCGGTTCTCCAGTGTTTTGGCTAAGTTGGACACCATGTATCTGGGCACCACCTGTACCAACATGAGGGGACATGGTAAATGAGATGGCATCCCAATCAATGCTACTCAGATGTAGATCTTCAACCACTGATGAAACAGGAGAAGCCACTGAAGACTTTTGTGTATTATTCAATGAAGACCATTGCTCATCAAGTCTGACTACATCATCTTCAATACATAGAGGTCTTGAGGAACTTTCTATGTCACCCGATACCCAGTTTACCATAGACGGTGAAAGACCAGTAGTGCCGGGTAGGTCTTTCGACTGATCCCTTCCTTGAAGACGAGTGGTAGTTTCAGGTTCCTCACTTGTTCCTAGCGGTGATCGTTTTGTCTCTATAGTTGGGGCTAAACTCATTTCAGACAAGAGCGAAGCAACATCATCCACATTCGGAGGCACCTTGGTTTTAGGTTTGTTTTTCTTGCCTACAAAACAACAAAATGCCACTTCAGAAACTGCTTACTCTACAAGCACGATCAATCACATTGTCCATTACATTTAATTGGAAGATTTTGTAGTGTAAGCAACTACTGACTTCAACAACTGCTAAAATAATCGTTGCGCGGGTTAATTGACAACATCTTACCTAAAAGAAGGAAATAGCAGAGGTGTTTAATTTCAGCCCGTTACCTCAGCTGCACTTTATTGGGTGTCTTATTGGACATCGTTCTATGGACTCCGGGAGACGCAGCAATAGCAAGTAATGAAAAAGAAGTACCAGACCTATAATGCGGGCGGTTTTGACAATATTTTATATCAACGGCCCATCACAGCTCAGCAATTTTCAGCTCACTGCAGTTATATTTCATCTTCCGTTTAATAACGCAAACAAAAGCGAAGCCACATGCTCCGGAAAATGCTGACACGGCAAATGTATACGGAACCGTACAGGAATGTATATTGTAGAAACTGGCTTAGAAAGGTCCTGCCAGTTTCTGAGGGgacatgtctattttagtaaatacttgcatcgTGCATTAAAACAATAATTCTGAAGCATCTTTTCTAAATTAGCATTGTGCtgatcctctgttattcctcctgtaaatgtaagaataaactgacaactgttactgtttccctgaaaataagacctactctgatTTTTTaatgggaggcttgaaatataagccctacccctaaaataagccctagctgcattacaacattaacaggctcggtccgggtcctcctgctgttGTATGGAGCTCCGCtgtgcgtcctgcagtcctcgtttgcaaacagaagatcactttctcgTTACAGGATCCATAAATCCCATTTCcaggaagcaatggttctaattgGTTCTTgagagctgctcagccaatcaatgcagaacttgatgaaccaatgcgatggttgtgattggttctttgaccgctgctcagccaatcaatgcagcgctcgataaaccaatcacagccatcacattgtgggggtgggatttatgaattggtcaaTGTATGCCACGGTTCAGCGTGTCGGAGTTCCGGAGTGCAACGTGAGGgccctggaccaagcctgctaggtaagtataataaccacccccctccctgaaaataagacctaacgcctcttttggggcaaaaattaatacaagacagggtcttattttctggaaaCACGCTTCTTGTCAACAGGCCATGTTCTTGCATACATTCACAATGTCCGATCTGTTATATCAGCGGACAATGTAGAAGTCCATGTTATTAACATGGGGAATACATCcagttgtcatttttttttcatgtttccagGAGAACGAACAAAGAAACTACACAACCGCGAAATGATATTTCAtcgggaatacaagtatttactaaaagcaGGCATGTCGGGAGAGCTGGGAGGTCCCATTTATGTTGTTTTGGCTACAGAGAGATTATATTatttttacatacagtatattttaCTGAAAGGGTACTTCACACCGGGCGAATGTCGATGGAATTCTCGCTGAAAACAGTGAATTCGagcaataattgtcccgtgtacacgcagctgccaacagggcACCGACGAAAAATTGCTCACGTGTTTTAGagcaaaactaaaaaccaagcaactatcggTCCGTGAAACACAGGCACCGCTCAATATTTGGGCGTCTTCggcttactatgaatggaggccgtCGGGGTGGAACAATCCAGCCCACTCggtctccattcacttgaactatTACTCCTATGTAAACACAAGAGTGGTAGTCTGGTAGCAGTCCGTGGGGCATCCCGTGTAAAGAGACCTTTAAtaacactgaatggtcactttcttagaaaccccatctagtagcgcgatggacctcctctggccttcagaaccgcagaaaTTCATTGTGacgtccatccacaggtatcagagaacctagggtgtgccaagaaaagtccccacaccattactccaccagccTGAGCTATtgtcacctgacaggaaggggtcagcgatccatgctgcttatgccaaattctgacctcccatcagcacagggcaacagaaatctggatccatctgaccagaagatgtttttccgctgctcagtgatctaATTTTTACATTCTTTTGCCCATTTCAGTCTTGTCTTGCTCTCAGGCATTAATGACGCTGGAAccagtcatctgctgttatagccgatCTACACTAGGGAATGACAAACTGTGCATTCAGATGTGTTAGTTGGAACAGCAGAGTTTTATTTAGCTGCAATTTgtttgactgtgcactgcctgttcagcAGAACGATTCccgacatcctcttctgacccctttcattgcatttttttaatcacaTCGTCGTTTTAAGTATACCATTACGTGAGGAAATCCCACAAGCTTGGCAGTGTATGATAGGCTGCCcctggctagtccagcaccgatgactgggcctcattggaagtcgctcagattgctggattttcctatctaatgtggactcacactgaaactgatccacgggaaCCTTTGTCACATGATTTCACACTATACACTCTggggtcacggctctaatttccatacagggaagccccAATTATGAAAGGgctaggggctctaataaagtgaccatctagtgtcatacacacatacataaagAAGTCATAGATTACAAAATACTGTAGACATGTATTTCTTACAGCAAGGGTAATGTTGCAGACCTCACAGATATTGGGGTCAGTTCTGTACAGCGGTTGTGTCTATGTTGGAGACAAACTCCACTATACTGAATGAAGCCCCATATGGTGATATACTGTAATCCACACACCCATACAGGACAAACCATCCTCTTCATGCACGGCTTCTATTACATTCAGTGGCATATATCCAGAGGGACACTTTCCGCCTAGCTCAGTTTAAAGGTTCAGTATATCATAGGCAATGGAAATGAAAGTCACAGCCTACTTACACTTCTGCTTCAGCATCTCAGCCTCTAGTTTGTATTCTTGGAACAGTTCTACAACATGAGGATAGGCCGCTGCGAAGAGACATTCTTCTTCAATGGTCAACAGTGGGCCACCAGGCGGGTGCTCATCGGAGAAGATGTAGCCATCTGTGACAGGAAAATAAAAGGAGCGGCTATATTAAATAGATGTTATACATATATTAAAGGTTTCACTCTGAGTTTGTTGTAGAAGCCAAGAAAAAAATTCTCTCTGCctgctatccatctatctcttctCTCGCATCCATCTCTCTAATATCCATCATTCCTCACCTTCAGCAACGACTCCCGCTATCGGCCTGAGCCTCGCCAGTCCTGGCAAAGACCCTCCTCCTTTCTGCTGCCAGCTACATCAGGCTGCCAAGGAATCTAGTGCTCCTTGACCACACCGGCCTCGCCACCTTAGTCAAAGGGCACTCGCCACCTCACCTGCAGATTAAGGGACATCCTTTGGCTCTTGTTCCCGATTTCTATTTGACTTGGAGTCTAGCCTTAGGTGACAAATTTAAAGAGCAAGACCGTAACATAATCCAGAAAGTAAGCCAATACCAGTTATCCTACTCCGGGTTCATTTTCTagtcgtttaaccctttccaatcaaatttgaagcttggttttcctagggggcttactctttttctgctattacacaacagcgctgtatgctggctaaagccagtactgcatgaggtgacacattggataggctccaacagcagagaggctggtaatatacagtaagagaaccccgacggacgtcttccaacatcggagctgtacagccttaaatcataatgtcttcagaggtcagactgtggattgcaaagggttaatccctcCATCTGACCATTTTGCAGGTGATAACTGTTGGTTAAAAGAGTTTTTCCAAGACTAGACTCTTCAAAAGGTATATAACGTCATGTTCATCGATCACATGGACTGAGCTGTTCTACAAGGCATAGTAGCTATATGGACTGAAGCATTCACTGATGTCAACTGGCAGGGATTCCAAGCtgcagacccccagcgatcaactAGTGATGATCTATCCCAAAGAtaagtcattaaccccttccggctccaggacgtacatttacgtcctggagcatcggcgtatgtatgcagagaggtcgcggggcgacctctctgcatacagtgcgggcgtcagctgtttactacagctgacacccgcgggcaatggcCGCGattggccgatcgtggctatcaAACctataaatgccgctgtcaattctgacagcggcatttaaatcccccgaacccgcacggcccccccgcagtgagatcgagggagccgtgcaggtgtcatggcagccaaggcctttggaaaggccccagggctaccttagcagactgcctgtcaaatggcagtatgacgtaatgctatagcattacgtcatactgcaggagcgatcatgcatcgctggttgtagtcccccagggggactttaaagtaaagctttaaaaaaaaaaaaaaaaaatcaataaagttttattaattgtaaaagaaaaaaaaaagttataaaagtttaaatcactccccttttgccatatcgattattaaaaataaaaatcataaaataaaaatacatttggtatcgccgcttccgtaaaagtccgatctatcaaattagCGCGTTATTTTTCCAGCACAATGGATGGTGGACGTcgctcgaaaaaaaaaaaaaattaagaacgccagaaatgcacttttttaattaccctgtctcccagaaaaaacacaataaaaaaagagatcaaaaagtcgtatttatTCCGAATTGgaactatcggaaactacaggacattccgcaaaaaatgagcccttgctcaactacgtcaacggaaaaataaaaaagttattgcgcgcacaaaatgaccgcagaaaataattgaaaaaaattaaacgtcttcgaaagaaaaaaaaaaagaaaaagaaaaaaactagtgcagtaaaaaaaaaaactatacaagtttggtatcgtagcaattgtactgacccgtaggataaagttatcatgtcgtttttgttgcagtttgtgagccgtagaaacaagacgcactgaaagctggcagaatgtcgttttttttttcattttactccatttataattttgtaaatgtttttcagtacattatatggtactttaaatagcaccattaaaaactacaagtcgtcccgcaaaaaacaagccctcatacagcgacgtcgatggataaataaaaggagttatgagaaaaaaacgaaaatgaaaaaaaaaaaaaaaaaggggccgcttCATTAGGGGTTAATAGTTTAGTCTTGGGGAACCTCtaagttttatttttatactacGCTGCAGTTCTGTCAGTGCATCCACTGCCAATTGGTGACCATCATGGAATTCTGTCCAGAGAAGTCCAAACCTActttagtttaaccctttccaatccactgtctgacctctaaagacattatgatttaaggctgtatagctccgatgttggaagacgtccgtcggggttctcttactgtatattgccagcctctctgctgtcggagcctatccaatgtgtcacctcatgcagtactggctttagccagcatatagtgctgtcgtataacggcagaaaaagagtaagccccctaggaaaaccaggatacaaattggattggaaagggttaagggtgaaGAATAGGGAAATGTCTTAGGATCCTTTTACAGGGTACGATTATCAATCAGGTCATTACTGCATTGTGCGATACTCAAACTAAACGataattggcccgtgtaaacaggaagtcattcatctatgaactgcctgtttactgtgaatggaggagggtgggcagaagagatctccagcctgCCGTGCgtccattcagtgagcaattatTGCGGCTATGGAAAAAGCACTGGAGCGATGATCTTTGGGACAACTGTCGGGCGTTTCAGCATCTGTCaaccgtcccatgtgaaagactCCGTACCCTATTGAATCCAGCACCAAACCGATTGCGTATTAGAAACGCTATCAGAAACCTCTTGGGACAACTTATCTTTCCTCAGACCAAaaggatcgggcatgttgaaattcaataGGACTGATCCTTCATTTGCCCATctgttgctggaggagagttaggACACCACCACGCACAATCAAGGACTGGCTGGTCCCGCTGAAATTAAAAGGTTCAGCCAACAGGCGTTTATTGTGTATGGCAGGCTTTACTCTGCCTTCCTGCTGCATGTATGAATCAAGTTGTCCTGACATTTACCAAAACCAGATTTATTCATCAG
This window contains:
- the GEN1 gene encoding flap endonuclease GEN homolog 1, which produces MGVHELWQILEPVKKHVSLQSLSGKTLAVDLSIWVCEAQSVKQMIGVVTKPHLRNLFFRVSSLNLMGVKLVFVTEGQAPKVKADTMNKRNALRYGATKKTVPARPGRSYFKSVLKECLRMLDCLGVPWVQAAGEAEAMCAYLDANGYVDGCITNDGDVFLYGARTVYRNFTMNVKDPHVDCYEVSAIKDRLGLDRESLVGLAIFLGCDYIPKGLPGVGRELAMKFIKSLNGESILQRFYQWRKQFDDPTMNSKPAKKKVHCTVCSHPGSEKEHERKGCTLCGSEKYCEPHDYDYCCPCDWHKAKEDKKNSSLEYTLKMKARKCEGFPHPEVIQEFLVNKDKLVKVMKWIRPSLLCFQNFALEWMEWPKHYSCEKVLSLLTYHDMHERKAGRVHDAQLQAVRIVKTRIRNGIPCLEIEWVKPDGYIFSDEHPPGGPLLTIEEECLFAAAYPHVVELFQEYKLEAEMLKQKCKKNKPKTKVPPNVDDVASLLSEMSLAPTIETKRSPLGTSEEPETTTRLQGRDQSKDLPGTTGLSPSMVNWVSGDIESSSRPLCIEDDVVRLDEQWSSLNNTQKSSVASPVSSVVEDLHLSSIDWDAISFTMSPHVGTGGAQIHGVQLSQNTGEPIKTTNSVNNPTQEIPELIKDAKSEPLGLNNEQESSVASPNVSSVIADLHLSSIDWEAISFSMSPHVESRTGSGQTHCAQVGPNIAEPIKPTNNVNNPSQEIVEPFKDAKSEPLGLDNKQDSLVASPNVSSVIADLHLSRIDWEAISFSMSPHAESHIDDGQTHGVQAGPNTGELIKATNNVNPTQEIIEPSRNTNSKRLALAASPYLARLENLPLRERLLLKNASQYASSEPANVLQECLPLKPKSQSLNKRDTTTFISNHTVNSKENVVTYKQTKSTKEQSSQKSQKQINATRRPEHLTSKSFTFVKNIPFASLRPLSEGSISSKKAFAPLTKVAQKKSVCLKMPSSSEDEGEQGTSGRPKHVFKKERAKSDMPVNIMAPVRTANNLQPDTFGIPSIDNVLDNVFSSPEAKVLPAKSLDELNSDDDDSIISVDSPLPLAERLKLRQLQNS